The genomic window CCCCAtcctgacagagacacaaaaacaacactcatCAGCCCAtcctgacagagacacaaaaacaacactcatCAGCCCTCTGCCCTGGcatctcttcatctccttcagtttcagtttgctaaaaaagaaagagctgcCAATATCAAATGAAACGTGGTGAAAATACACTGTTCTGACCACCACTGAGTTCCTCACAGAGTGACCATGTATCATACAATGTAATAAAACTGCTTTCATGTTGATGTTCATAAAAGTGAGGTAAAAGTGGCGGGTGAATTCACACAGTTTTGGTGTCTCTAGTttacagacacagctgtgtcctgCCACGGGGAAAACTCCTCCTGATTGGACTCAGATTGTGGTATTCCCTCATCCTTGGAGCTGTAATCCAGAGGAATTCAGTAGGTCTGGAAATGTGCGTGCGAAAAGCCCCTTTTCCCCCTGCTCGCCTGACCCTTATTGTCAAGCAGCCAGCGTGGGGAGGGTGAGAGGGCATGATTCCGTGCTCCAGGTTCAGTAGATAAAATAGTGAAGTAGATTCCCTTTGGGACAGTCAGACCACGTAGCTCCTGACTCACAGACAACGGCACCCTTCTGATTTGAGTCTTGTTAAGGTAATTGGCTTCTTGTGTTTGGTCAAATGCAGACTGATAAATGGCCACGTTCCCTTGGTTTGTTGTTGAgctggtttttctttcttatacTTTGAATCACTTTTGTGTAATGTAATCCTGATGTGAGAGCACATTACTCTGATTTTGCAAGCCAAAAAGAACAGGTTGAACTTAGCTCAGCACTCtcaagttaaagaaaaaaagaaaacattatgtgcattttcaaatcaatttgtctgtttgttgtgctAAAGGCAATGAACAGTTTTTATTATACTACTTAGATATATGTTGTTTTGACTCAAACACAACAAGGTGGTGTTTCTGGTCTTAAGATCTGTAGAAACAGTTGGGAGAATGTCGCCCTCTGCTGGAGACGCTGGGTGGGGATTGTAAATACTCTTGAGTGCGTGCTGAATTAAAAGGTAGGCTTGATGTAAACAGGCACAGATCATGCAcagagaagggtgtgtgtgagtaccaGGAGTGATGATAATGCTGTTGGCCTCTTTGATCATCTCAATAGCCTGGTCCACATTCACCTCTGTGTGGGTTCCCACTATCTCCATAGGCTTCCCCCCAGCAGTGGATGTGGTTCCATAGCCACCCAAGATGACGTTCGGCAGAGAGCGATTCATTGCCTTAGAGGAAAGGAGGACCCTTCAGTACCACTGGCATATTTGTGGAGATAGGTTTTTCTCACTGTGCTATTTAAACggattaaaacagacaaaagagtcAAAGTGCTGGCCAaagaaaaaccacaaaaactCACCACACACATGATGTAGGACAGGATGGCACCAGAAGAACCAATCAGGGCTCCCACAATGGTCATGAGGTTGTTGTCCAGTAGGAAGCCCTCAGCACACAGAGCCCAGCCTGAGTAACTGTTTAGAACAGTTATAACCACTGGCATGTCTGCGCCTCCGATGGCTGCCGTCAGAGTGACTCCCTGCGAACAGCATGGCACCAGTACTCATGGTTACAAAAACTGGGCAGAAAAGGATGGAACCACTGCAGCTCCTACGGGACCCTGCTTACCATAATGGTGGAGAGGCCAGAGACCCCGAGCAGACAGCCCATGCCTGTGGCATAGCTGTCGCTTATCATGAAGGGCACCATCCCACCCACGGAGGCAGCCAGCAGGCCCGCGTTCAGCATGTGACGGCCTGGGAGGAGCAGAGGGGCGGAGTCCAGGATGCCTACGTCGGGAGAAGAAACTTTAACGGCACTACAAGGGACTGCACCGGCACTGACTCtgaacaaccaatcacagcagtaCATCTCATGGTAAAAGAACTACATCTCCGCCAATCAATAAATGAGGTTTTTAGTAAATTCTTcatagcatttgtttttttttctgggttctCTAATTGGTGCCTGAGACAGATGGACTGTTCATCTTAGCTGAGTTTTTCAATCTAATAATTTTTTGGTATTTATTTGTCTGGAATTTTGACCATGTTCTGCCAGTTTGCCATTCCTAATTTCCCTGGTTCCATGGGAACACAGCACACATGGAGGCCCGACTTTCTCAGGTTAGTCTGCTACAGTGCAGATGCCCCTGCTGAAGTGTGGAGTGAATGAAAGGCAGTGACCGGTAGAGTACACTGTCTGGCTGACTCTCCTAGAACACAGCCAGACTCTCCGAGAACACAGCCAGACTCTCCTAGAACACAGCCAGACTCTCCGAGAACACAGCCAGACTCTCCTAGAACACAGCCAGACTCTCCTAGAACACAGCCAGACTCTCCTAGAACACAGCCAGACTCTCCTAGAACACAGCCAGACTCTCCGAGAACACAGCCAGACTCTCCTAGAACACAGCCAGGTGTGTTCTCGGTGATACCTGACTCAGCCAGgacatattttgatttgactgttgtggcctgtaaagccccttgagactgtaaacagtgatattgggctctaaataaacttgaacttgaacttgaacttaatgCTGGAATTCAAACCTGGGGCTTCAGTATTGGGTGCAGTGTAACCTAAAGAATTTACTTTGCAGATCACCAAAATACACAAACGTTTGGGGATCATAGTGAAGCTAATCACTGTTCAGATACCTGATAAATCTGTTGAGTTAGTTTTCTGTCTCAAAACATACCCTGTAGCTTGCCATAGGCCACCAGGGAACCGCTGAAGGTGACGCCACCGATGTAGGTGCCCAGGTAGGCCACGGTCTTCACCACGTTGGCGGCCGGGTGTGCGTCTAAATGGGGATGCTCAATCATGAACTCAGCAACGCAGGTCAAAACCGCAGCCAGACCCACTAGACTGTGGAAAGCAGCCACCAGCTGAGGGAGGTCAGAAATCTCAATTTTCTTGGCGATGGTCAGGcctagagacacagagacaaaaagatcCAGACCTAATTTACTCATCTGTCTTTCATCGGATGATGTCTCAGCAATATCagtatgaattaaaaaaaaatgatgcaacaGATGAGTTTAAAAATTTACTATGGACGtcatgaaaaaagaacagacagcCTGCATTTaattaactctacacacaacGAATGCAATCACAGGTTAACTCAAACAAGCATGGAGGAGAAGGTGAACATCTAATCCAGCAGATCTGTAAACACGCAGAGATTTCCAACAGTCTGCAGTGTCTAAAGGGAAAACAAACTTTCAACCAAGACGACAAAATCTCCTCCATGAGTAAAACCTCCAGACAAAACGAGTGATGTTTTAAAACAGGGCTGTTGTTCACGTGTGTTCGTTCACCAGCACAAACATTCTGTAACCGCAGTGTATACAGTCTGTACTATTTCTGAGAGCATCATATGTTTTAATGACAAAGTGTTCTTTTAAAACCATTTGCGTAGTTTGTTCAGACATACGTAACGTCAGTGGTGAAACTCGTGTGTTATAAACGCTTGTCTTTATTGGACTTATTGCATCACTCCGTCTTTTTGattattttcataaatgaaATACCGAAGAAATGTCAGACGTACCAATAGTGCCCCCAGTGGCCATGGCCAAAGACATCTGGGACAGCAGCTCTGGGGAGGGTTTCAGTGCCCCCAGAGTGGCAGCGATACCCCCTGTCACTCCGATCATGCCCAGGGCGTTGCCCAGCCGACTGGTGCCCTGTGCGGACAGCCCTGCTAGCGCACCAACGCAGCACAGCCCAGAACCCAGATACATCatctaaaaacaaaaggaatcaGGTTTTACAGGGGTCTGTAAGGGGCAGTATCCACAGACATGCCTTTACCCAATGGTATGCCCCAATCAGACAAGCATGGGCCATTCAGCTCACTGTTTAAGAGCTGACAGAAGCATCATTTTGTTCAGTCTTGGCCAGTGCATTTCAGACAGCCACATATCCAAATCTCGCAGactcacagactgaaaaaaaagccaaattccTTACCCTCGTAGTGCCCAAAATCATCACTCATTTCCTAATTTAACTATCAGGCACCAAGCAATTAGGAAGAAAACAGGTCTAATTACCTGTTCAATATGGTATCCGCTGGCCACAGATGCCCCATAACCACCCACAAAGACCACGCCCGGAATGGCATAGAGGTAATTATACTCTGGAGGATCCGTCGGGCGCTTAAACATGTCCAGCATTCTCTGAGTAATAAGGAAACCACCTGGGGAACATGGTACAAACAACAAATTAGGAATACAGTGAAAACAAGCCATACAAACGAACCAACAGGAGCTAAgccaaaacacagaacagaaaacagagcacacacGACTGAAACTGAGCAGCAGAGAAATAAGACAATGCAGGCGAAACCAAGACGGAGCACAGAGTgctaacacagagcagagaactgAAACAGAGTAGAGAGAAATATAATCTGTTCATTCATATGGGGAACAGAACATTCAGAACATTGGCCTCCGTATCATCCAGTATACTGCAGTGGATAATTATGGCTGTGATAAATGTCAGTCTATGTGATCATGTACACCCCATGCATCTCAAATTTGAAACAGACAGGATGTTTGACAGGCTTCTTTAAGTAAGTagacagtgactgtgagacCATGGGCTTGTGTGGGAAACATGGCAGTATCTTTGGGCGGAGTCTTAGAGTCTGATTCACACCTGCAATGTTGATGGAGGAGACAAAGGCTGCGAGCAGAGCGAGAGACTCGGGCAAAGTGGATGGAGTTAGGCCTCCACCCATGAGCACCAGGCCACCCACGGCCGTCAGACCTGCCAATCAAACAAGAGGCCTTATGAAAAATAAACCAAACGCTAAAGAGTTTATCTCAGGTCCGTGTTGGTGTCTCACTAAAGGGACAtacagtgtgtgaatgtcacAGTTGTCTTCATTCATATCTATACAGTATAGTGAGGGTGCATTTGTTAAACACTTGCGGAGATTCAGGTCCTGACCTGAGATGGCGTTGGTGACAGACATGAGTGGGGAGTGTAGGGCAGGAGTCACGCCCCACACTGTGTGATAACCAACGATCCCAGCCAGGCCAAAGGTGGTGACCATCTGGGTGAAGGCAGCATTGGGAGAGACAATGCCCAGAGCCAGGATGGATGAGATACCTGCACAGGAACACGGAGAAGAAACACACTTTTCCACATCGCCATGCCTCATTCcatatgttctgtgtgtgtgtgtgtgtgtgtgtctccactcaTCCCGTCTCTGACCTGCTGTGTAAACGCCTGCGGAGGTCATGGTTCGTTTGTAAGGGGAAATCTGCGCCTGCTTCTCCGCCTCCAGTTCGGCCACTGTTTTGTGCTTCAGCGGAGCGGCCGGCGGGGCAGTCTTTGGAAGAGGTGCTGGGAACAGATTTTTGCCTTCCTAGAAACAGGTAAAGAACTGTAAAAATTACTCTAATTTTCCTTTGCAAATATCAAAATTACATCAAAATGTCAAGCGAAATGTCTTTGGCAAAACTGAAATCCGCTGCCCAAGACCAAGAAACAGGTTGAGATGACAGTCCAGAGAGAATGGTGTGCCTCACTTCTGTCCAATAATTTGTACTCAGAGTCCTGATAAACAATGGCAAAACTCTAGCATTTTTTATGAGCACTGGAActcatcaaaaatgaaaattccCAGGAAATTTGCGTGAATAATTTCTTGTTAACAGTAACATTACGTAAGCCGATATGTCTCCTTGaagctgtctgttttctgttcttccaTGCACATCATAAACAGAGTTAAAGAAAGAATTTGTGAACGTGTCCAATAAGCGAAAgttcacattctttttcttctctttcgtGAGATGTCAGCACACACTCTGAGGTTTTCTCAGGGCCTGACTGGCTGTTCCAACAAGTCACATAATCTAATGAAGGCAGAAGTAAACACAATGCCACAGCATCTAATTTTGACCATATGTGAAGAACATAACAGACATATCCCTGTTCTGGTATCATAAAGTCAGTGCTTAGCAGATCTAGCTTTAATAGGAAGGCTGTACAGCACGGGTGTCGTGCAGTGGACGTACCTTCATGACCATGGTTCCTCTAATCACATGGTCGATTGTTCCATAGTCAAACTCATCTGTGGGCTCAAAGTGAAAGTATTCTTTGTCAGGGCTGATGGCTTTCAGCAGTTTGAGGATGTTGTTGGAGTACAGTGTGCTGGCCTGGGTTGGCATTCTGCTGGGCAGATCCGTAAATCCAATGTGTGTCACCCCCTGCAGAAAAACAGCGATGCCAATGTTAAAGCAGATATACCAAAGCCCCTGGCACAGTCTCAACAGCCAACAACTATGAAATTAATGGATTTGATTATATTTTATCAACAGCTAAAACCTGCATAAGCCACGCGCACAAACCGTCACCGTCTAACAAGAGAGCGTGTAGGGTGACACCAAAGCTATTATTATTGCTGTAATCGTCAAACTGAATAttttagccaatcagaaaacTGCCTTTCGTAGCCACCCAACAAAAAGGCAGCAGCATTGATGATGTAGGTGAgacttcattttcactttaaacTTTCTACTAACCCTGATGTTGACCTGAGTCGTAAACATGTCAGCAGGCATTTGTGGCATGGCTTCACTTTATTATATCCATATATCTGTGCTGACTTTTTCACCTTGTGCACGTAAAGCTCTTCTGGTTTGGTTGTCTCAATGTTTCCTCCTGCCTCCGCCGCCAGATCAACCACAACAGAACCGTCTTTCATCGACTCCACCATCTGTCTGGTGATGAGGATTGGTGCCCTCTTCCCTGTAATCCAAACAAATGAGGGTACTACCTGAGGCAGGCACACTGCTCAGACTCTTTATTTTAATGACGTTTGATGAGAGATGATTGTGTGTAATCACCAGGAATGAGTGCAGTGCTGATTACGATGTCAACATCTTTGCATTGCTTTGCAAACAGAGCCATCTCTGCCTCTATGAATTCCTTAGACATCTCCTTGGCGTAGCCACCAACACCTTCACCAGACTCGG from Chanos chanos chromosome 2, fChaCha1.1, whole genome shotgun sequence includes these protein-coding regions:
- the nnt2 gene encoding NAD(P) transhydrogenase, mitochondrial gives rise to the protein MSCLLRCVSCSAVPLFRQGVVQKTAGKRHFQSFPVLWNQQTSKGVRYRDVLVGVPKEIVKNERRVAVSPAGVQALVKQGFSVQVESGAGGEAKFSDDQYKEAGARITDAKGAFGSDLVLKVRGPVFNEVLGVHEAELLKPRSTLVSFIYPAQNPELMGKLSKQQSTVLAMDQVPRVTIAQGYDALSSMANIAGYKAVVLAANHFGRFFTGQITAAGKVPPAKVLVIGGGVAGLAAAGAAKSMGAIVRGFDTRPAALEQFKSFGAEPLEVDIAESGEGVGGYAKEMSKEFIEAEMALFAKQCKDVDIVISTALIPGKRAPILITRQMVESMKDGSVVVDLAAEAGGNIETTKPEELYVHKGVTHIGFTDLPSRMPTQASTLYSNNILKLLKAISPDKEYFHFEPTDEFDYGTIDHVIRGTMVMKEGKNLFPAPLPKTAPPAAPLKHKTVAELEAEKQAQISPYKRTMTSAGVYTAGISSILALGIVSPNAAFTQMVTTFGLAGIVGYHTVWGVTPALHSPLMSVTNAISGLTAVGGLVLMGGGLTPSTLPESLALLAAFVSSINIAGGFLITQRMLDMFKRPTDPPEYNYLYAIPGVVFVGGYGASVASGYHIEQMMYLGSGLCCVGALAGLSAQGTSRLGNALGMIGVTGGIAATLGALKPSPELLSQMSLAMATGGTIGLTIAKKIEISDLPQLVAAFHSLVGLAAVLTCVAEFMIEHPHLDAHPAANVVKTVAYLGTYIGGVTFSGSLVAYGKLQGILDSAPLLLPGRHMLNAGLLAASVGGMVPFMISDSYATGMGCLLGVSGLSTIMGVTLTAAIGGADMPVVITVLNSYSGWALCAEGFLLDNNLMTIVGALIGSSGAILSYIMCVAMNRSLPNVILGGYGTTSTAGGKPMEIVGTHTEVNVDQAIEMIKEANSIIITPGWGLCAAKAQYPIADMVKMLCEQGKMVRFGIHPVAGRMPGQLNVLLAEAGVPYDVVLEMDEINEDFPDTDLTLVIGANDTVNSAAQEDPNSIIAGMPVLEVWKSKQVIVMKRTLGVGYAAVDNPIFYKPNTSMLLGDAKKTCDSLQAKIREAFY